The proteins below are encoded in one region of Hydrogenobacter sp.:
- a CDS encoding tetratricopeptide repeat protein, with the protein MDWKGVFPQPVGILPYPFNFLILPYSERWKNCINSVLLLKFDDIPPEWDFLPAVKNGLWETAFRKLSDLQEDDLKNYNLSLLTGERRKIRDQVLEYMLNIAFFKDFDIKDTGRDDLNALILYSKAQTFEEQGKTEDALSLLESALKLVKSISPIFEALILFKKTKLLIEHRGVSYAAVMLFEELQRKLSDTGADYLKAEISFNLGNAYSSLGNLTNAVKYYWEALEFFTYEKNPYMYALINNNMGLAHLSVGAVDLEDQVRLAYGVQCLKKALKVFTKNAYPKEWASTTMNYANALQYLPTGDPVKNLLKALDLYREVLDHRMKMGDEVGCARTLANMGNALAHLGKLSEAKEHLIKALEIFKKYGMEEEISGILDILEEIDTLMEVRNDGRS; encoded by the coding sequence ATGGACTGGAAAGGTGTGTTCCCTCAGCCTGTAGGCATCCTCCCTTATCCTTTCAATTTTCTCATACTTCCCTATTCAGAAAGATGGAAGAACTGTATCAATTCCGTTCTATTGCTAAAATTTGATGACATTCCACCAGAATGGGACTTTCTTCCTGCGGTTAAAAACGGCTTGTGGGAAACTGCCTTTCGCAAGCTCTCAGATTTACAGGAAGATGACTTGAAAAACTATAATCTATCTTTGCTAACTGGTGAAAGGAGAAAGATAAGAGATCAGGTGCTTGAATATATGCTAAACATTGCCTTTTTCAAGGATTTTGACATAAAAGATACGGGAAGGGATGACCTTAATGCTCTTATACTTTACAGTAAGGCACAGACTTTTGAAGAGCAGGGTAAAACAGAAGATGCCCTTTCACTCCTCGAGAGTGCATTAAAACTCGTCAAAAGCATATCTCCCATTTTTGAAGCCTTAATACTCTTTAAAAAGACAAAGCTTCTTATTGAACACAGAGGGGTAAGTTACGCTGCAGTTATGCTTTTTGAAGAATTGCAGAGAAAATTGTCAGATACAGGCGCTGACTATTTGAAAGCTGAGATTTCCTTCAATTTAGGAAATGCCTATTCCTCCTTAGGGAATTTAACCAACGCTGTAAAGTATTATTGGGAAGCTCTTGAATTTTTCACATACGAAAAAAACCCTTACATGTATGCTCTCATAAACAACAACATGGGGTTGGCTCATCTCTCCGTGGGTGCTGTAGATCTTGAGGATCAGGTAAGGTTAGCTTACGGTGTGCAGTGCCTGAAGAAAGCACTTAAGGTGTTTACCAAAAATGCCTATCCCAAAGAATGGGCAAGTACCACAATGAACTATGCTAATGCCCTCCAGTACCTACCAACAGGAGACCCTGTAAAAAACCTTCTCAAGGCTTTGGATCTTTACAGGGAGGTATTGGATCACCGCATGAAGATGGGGGATGAAGTAGGTTGTGCACGCACCTTAGCTAACATGGGTAACGCCCTCGCTCATCTTGGTAAACTTTCGGAAGCAAAGGAGCATCTTATCAAAGCTCTTGAGATCTTCAAAAAATACGGTATGGAAGAAGAGATAAGCGGTATTTTGGACATACTTGAGGAAATAGATACGCTTATGGAGGTACGTAATGACGGAAGATCTTAG
- a CDS encoding NifU family protein has protein sequence MTEDLRFEKLAEKIDDLIKKVRDFDDEKREVVSELINSIEEFTRIALLKLVKLLKEDIVGKEFLLKAVKEPEIYALLLKHRIIKEDEKTKAIKALELIKPYVRSHGGDVEFVDLKDRTLYVRLRGACVGCSQVSFTLQQTILEAVQSFVPYIERVELAKDTPSEALFDLSDKKSNYVRAFEVRELKEGRMCRFLNEGLDAVVVLWEGRVYAYKNSCVHQGYPLHEGEIKEDGVLICPWHGFEYRITSGECLNLPYVQLEPIPTKIEGGYLWLKIR, from the coding sequence ATGACGGAAGATCTTAGATTTGAGAAGCTTGCTGAAAAAATAGACGATCTTATAAAGAAAGTGCGGGATTTTGACGATGAGAAAAGGGAAGTTGTTAGTGAACTTATAAATAGCATTGAGGAGTTTACGCGAATAGCCCTCCTAAAATTGGTAAAGCTACTCAAAGAAGATATAGTAGGCAAAGAGTTTCTCCTCAAAGCTGTAAAAGAGCCGGAGATTTACGCACTTCTTTTAAAGCACCGCATAATAAAGGAGGATGAAAAAACAAAAGCGATAAAAGCTCTTGAGCTTATAAAACCTTATGTAAGGTCTCACGGTGGGGATGTGGAATTTGTGGACTTAAAAGATAGAACACTCTATGTAAGATTAAGGGGAGCATGCGTTGGTTGTTCGCAAGTTTCCTTCACGCTCCAACAGACAATCCTCGAGGCGGTACAGAGCTTTGTTCCTTACATTGAGAGGGTGGAGCTGGCAAAAGATACGCCATCCGAAGCTCTTTTTGATCTCTCAGACAAAAAGAGTAACTACGTTAGAGCCTTTGAAGTTCGGGAGCTAAAAGAAGGGCGGATGTGCAGATTTTTAAATGAAGGGCTTGATGCAGTTGTAGTGTTGTGGGAGGGTAGAGTTTATGCATACAAAAATTCCTGTGTCCATCAAGGATATCCTCTGCACGAAGGAGAGATAAAAGAAGACGGTGTATTGATCTGTCCATGGCACGGTTTTGAATACAGAATAACCTCTGGAGAATGTTTGAATTTACCTTACGTACAGTTAGAGCCTATACCTACGAAAATAGAAGGTGGTTACCTGTGGTTAAAGATACGCTAA
- a CDS encoding NHL repeat-containing protein: MFEFTLRTVRAYTYENRRWLPVVKDTLKIELLSVIGASSERGMRVPDAKASAYTLYGPRGVFLKNDVLIVSDTGNHRVLIWKGVPISSKPADVVLGQRDFYGDSPNACGDVERGLFMPTGVFLSDDGKFFIADAWNHRVLMWEKLPEENFSKPHHVIGQSNLKQVDRGMLFWCFGVFYDSSGFYVCDTGNRRILRWKDIPDSMQIPDDIYEGFSWPHSICRMDNRFFVADAGTGVSKVYVFETSLKDASLCSFYIGHKEGCDEFSLNLPYGVGADDDLLFVADTSNNRVLIFKELGKDVKPVAVVGQRNFFECGENRWERVDEYSLCWPYAVFAVGKIFLVADTGNNRVLIYKLSI, from the coding sequence ATGTTTGAATTTACCTTACGTACAGTTAGAGCCTATACCTACGAAAATAGAAGGTGGTTACCTGTGGTTAAAGATACGCTAAAAATTGAACTCTTAAGTGTCATAGGTGCATCTTCAGAAAGAGGTATGCGCGTACCAGATGCTAAAGCTTCAGCGTACACTCTGTATGGTCCAAGGGGCGTATTCCTCAAAAACGATGTGCTTATAGTTTCGGATACGGGAAACCACAGGGTGCTTATATGGAAAGGTGTTCCGATTTCAAGTAAACCTGCGGATGTAGTGCTTGGACAGAGGGACTTTTACGGTGACTCCCCCAATGCATGTGGAGATGTAGAAAGGGGTCTTTTTATGCCAACTGGCGTTTTTTTATCTGATGATGGGAAGTTTTTCATAGCTGATGCGTGGAACCACAGGGTATTGATGTGGGAAAAGTTGCCGGAGGAGAATTTTTCAAAACCTCACCATGTAATAGGTCAGAGTAACCTCAAACAGGTTGACAGAGGTATGCTTTTTTGGTGCTTTGGCGTTTTTTATGATAGTAGCGGTTTTTATGTGTGTGATACGGGGAACAGGCGCATACTGCGATGGAAAGATATACCTGACAGTATGCAAATTCCTGACGATATTTACGAAGGATTTAGTTGGCCTCATTCAATTTGCAGGATGGATAATCGCTTTTTTGTGGCGGATGCTGGCACAGGCGTGAGTAAAGTTTATGTATTTGAAACCTCTTTAAAGGATGCATCACTTTGTAGCTTCTATATAGGACATAAGGAAGGGTGTGACGAATTCAGTCTGAATCTGCCTTATGGCGTAGGTGCAGACGATGACCTGCTTTTTGTTGCAGATACCTCCAATAACAGAGTGCTTATTTTTAAAGAGTTGGGGAAAGATGTAAAGCCTGTAGCGGTTGTCGGACAAAGGAATTTTTTTGAATGCGGAGAGAATCGTTGGGAAAGAGTTGATGAGTACTCCCTTTGCTGGCCTTACGCCGTTTTTGCAGTAGGTAAGATATTTCTTGTTGCTGATACAGGGAATAACAGGGTGCTTATTTATAAGCTTAGTATTTGA
- a CDS encoding V4R domain-containing protein yields the protein MKDAEVLSKVRIFLREEGVIIPKGPIKEFYSQLIKLSGFGIGGLLVFSGKKAGKMAGAYIKNIAGEINPTIEKVVPYVCAFLEETGICKVEEYNVSNSHILFRVRDSIFAQGVENKKPVCMPLSGAMAGVFEEVTGKEWDCKEIECQAQGKERCVFEIRLKY from the coding sequence ATGAAGGATGCGGAAGTTCTTTCAAAAGTGCGCATATTCTTGAGGGAAGAAGGCGTCATAATCCCTAAGGGACCTATAAAGGAGTTTTATTCACAGCTTATAAAGTTGTCCGGTTTCGGTATAGGTGGACTTCTTGTATTTTCTGGTAAAAAGGCGGGTAAAATGGCAGGCGCTTACATAAAGAACATAGCCGGCGAGATAAATCCTACTATAGAAAAGGTTGTACCTTACGTGTGTGCCTTTCTTGAAGAGACAGGTATATGTAAAGTTGAGGAGTATAATGTATCCAATTCTCATATACTTTTCAGGGTAAGAGATTCTATATTTGCTCAAGGTGTGGAAAACAAAAAGCCTGTTTGTATGCCTTTGAGCGGTGCTATGGCAGGTGTGTTTGAAGAAGTAACAGGTAAAGAATGGGATTGTAAGGAAATTGAGTGCCAAGCACAAGGTAAGGAAAGATGTGTCTTTGAGATAAGACTCAAATACTAA